From Paenibacillus sp. GP183, one genomic window encodes:
- a CDS encoding GyrI-like domain-containing protein — protein sequence MKERFILQDTLTVKLVEMEPFKALAVRTGMTPDKSGTRVAWSKLTAEVPLDDARLKIGLAAYVFIPQEQWGKEVDTLWVGMAVHEFGEVPDGVETLQVRGGLCASARVHGDEAHMWRVYETMFAWLEQSPDYELDKREDVLGMETVPLEPLNALTIPYESIETFDFMMFYPVRKKSGV from the coding sequence ATGAAGGAGAGGTTTATTTTGCAGGATACTTTGACAGTTAAATTGGTAGAAATGGAACCATTCAAAGCGCTGGCGGTGCGGACGGGGATGACGCCGGATAAGAGCGGGACGCGGGTTGCGTGGAGCAAGCTGACGGCGGAGGTGCCGCTAGACGATGCAAGGCTTAAGATAGGGCTGGCAGCGTATGTGTTTATTCCGCAGGAGCAATGGGGCAAGGAGGTTGATACGCTTTGGGTCGGGATGGCGGTTCACGAATTCGGCGAAGTGCCGGATGGCGTAGAGACGCTTCAAGTGAGAGGTGGGCTGTGTGCGAGCGCTCGCGTGCACGGGGATGAAGCGCACATGTGGCGCGTTTATGAAACGATGTTCGCATGGCTTGAGCAGTCACCTGATTATGAGCTCGATAAGCGCGAGGACGTACTAGGAATGGAGACGGTTCCGCTTGAACCGTTGAACGCGTTGACGATACCTTATGAATCAATAGAGACATTCGATTTTATGATGTTCTACCCTGTGCGCAAAAAGTCGGGAGTTTGA
- a CDS encoding sporulation protein YjcZ: protein MSAVGGFGFGRHIGFILVLFILLVIILSTGFLI from the coding sequence ATGAGCGCAGTTGGAGGATTTGGATTTGGACGTCATATCGGTTTTATACTGGTTCTCTTTATTCTGTTAGTCATTATTCTTTCCACCGGATTCTTAATTTAA
- a CDS encoding GyrI-like domain-containing protein, translated as MIIETKIIEKPAFSVVGITETIHFDKSVPPSENAIAKLWGEFSKRIPEVSSQLGWRSYGLMLQNPDNPPGGPFNYTASVQISQYGEIPNGMTRIEVPAARYIVLTHRGPLDGIGDAFGHFWGHWLPNSPYEYDGGIRTGKYEFEFYDQRYTKSDDPNSEIDLYFPIRAK; from the coding sequence ATGATTATCGAAACTAAAATCATCGAAAAACCTGCCTTCAGCGTTGTTGGAATTACCGAAACGATTCATTTTGATAAGTCTGTGCCACCGTCCGAGAACGCCATTGCCAAGCTGTGGGGTGAATTCAGTAAGCGCATTCCAGAAGTTTCTAGTCAGCTCGGCTGGCGAAGCTACGGACTCATGCTGCAAAATCCGGACAACCCGCCCGGCGGGCCGTTCAATTATACGGCCTCTGTGCAAATCTCTCAGTACGGCGAAATTCCCAATGGCATGACGCGCATCGAAGTACCGGCTGCGCGCTATATCGTGCTGACGCATCGGGGTCCTCTTGACGGCATCGGTGATGCCTTTGGGCATTTTTGGGGACATTGGCTTCCGAACAGCCCATACGAGTATGACGGAGGCATCCGAACCGGTAAATATGAATTCGAGTTTTATGACCAGCGCTACACGAAGTCAGACGATCCGAACTCCGAGATTGACTTGTATTTCCCCATTCGAGCGAAATAA
- a CDS encoding GyrI-like domain-containing protein, protein MVKTEPVVEKRLSFTVVGVTYEATLPQVIEKDLGKNAYNTVLARREDFKGRESDAVILVQVYPMKPGFNPHVDPFTQLIGYRVADGSPVPEGMVARVFPPCEYVMCTHRGPESELGATYDKLYGKWMHEHGRRSAGFDFEVWDERFQPEEPNSEIDLFVALAGD, encoded by the coding sequence ATGGTGAAGACGGAACCGGTAGTGGAGAAGCGACTTTCTTTTACGGTGGTTGGGGTGACTTACGAGGCTACTTTGCCTCAGGTGATCGAAAAGGATTTGGGCAAAAACGCTTATAACACGGTGTTGGCGCGGCGAGAAGATTTTAAAGGCAGAGAGTCGGATGCGGTTATTTTGGTGCAAGTGTATCCGATGAAACCGGGATTTAATCCGCATGTTGACCCGTTTACCCAGCTCATCGGCTATCGGGTAGCGGATGGTTCTCCTGTGCCCGAGGGAATGGTGGCACGCGTGTTTCCGCCGTGCGAATATGTAATGTGCACGCACCGCGGTCCCGAATCGGAACTTGGCGCTACGTACGACAAGCTGTATGGAAAATGGATGCACGAACACGGCCGGCGGTCGGCCGGTTTCGATTTTGAGGTATGGGATGAGCGGTTTCAACCAGAAGAGCCGAATAGTGAAATCGATTTGTTTGTTGCTTTGGCGGGCGACTAA
- a CDS encoding copper chaperone Copz family protein, translated as MESCCQTSSKLKTIYIYPSCGQNGKSVPPVTLKALLKPSALEIFQPELSYAFCSTPSCDVVYFSDTQTFSKDTLKVSVFQKEDSLDVPVCYCFGWTRERLKAVQDKKQPIDHIREQVQADRCGCEVNNPQGSCCLGNVTAFVRNLGT; from the coding sequence ATGGAGAGTTGTTGTCAAACATCTAGCAAACTTAAAACCATCTACATTTACCCTTCTTGTGGGCAGAATGGAAAAAGCGTTCCACCAGTTACTCTTAAAGCATTGCTTAAACCTTCTGCATTGGAGATTTTCCAACCCGAATTATCATATGCTTTTTGCTCCACTCCTTCATGTGATGTTGTCTATTTTAGTGATACGCAAACCTTTAGCAAAGATACCCTCAAAGTCTCGGTTTTCCAAAAGGAGGATTCGCTGGATGTACCCGTTTGTTATTGTTTTGGCTGGACGAGAGAGCGTCTAAAGGCAGTTCAAGATAAAAAACAACCAATTGACCATATTCGAGAACAAGTTCAAGCTGATCGTTGTGGTTGTGAAGTCAACAATCCGCAAGGGTCTTGCTGTTTAGGCAATGTCACTGCATTTGTTCGTAACCTCGGCACGTAA
- a CDS encoding GyrI-like domain-containing protein: protein MTYGISPPNYKKNNGMVDFYCCFEVEPLENLPQGMVHIHLLPRTYSMTRYRGSVSQTVTAYDYTTKWLDENGYTNDDVAYYFERYDEKTIRELNDERNEIKIFCPVKKK, encoded by the coding sequence GTGACATATGGAATATCTCCACCAAATTACAAAAAGAATAATGGGATGGTTGACTTTTATTGTTGTTTTGAAGTGGAACCTCTTGAAAATTTACCGCAAGGAATGGTCCATATACATTTATTGCCTCGTACTTACTCAATGACACGTTATAGGGGATCGGTTAGTCAGACGGTAACAGCTTATGATTACACGACTAAATGGCTGGATGAAAACGGATATACCAATGATGATGTAGCTTATTATTTTGAGAGATATGACGAGAAGACAATAAGAGAATTAAATGATGAACGAAATGAAATAAAAATATTCTGTCCTGTAAAGAAGAAATGA